AACTGGTAGACGACCAGCTGCCTTTGCCCCTCGAACAGGTCGAGCAGGGTCTTCGTGCCGGACGGCGTGTCGAAGGCGTACCCTCCGTCGAACCTGACCATCGGGAGACGACGACGACGCGCGGCGAGCGCGTCCTGCGCGCGGGTTGCCTCCTTCTCGGCCTTGAGCAGCTCGTCGCGGGCCTGCTGCCACTCCTCGACCGAAACGATCTCTGGTTTCTCCATCCGCCGATTGTGTCCGACGGGACCGACAAAACTTCGCGGCCTCCGGGAGGGCACGGCCCTGCCGTCCGGCCTCCCGCGACGAGGATTCTCATGGGGCGACGATCTGCGCGGCGAGGGCGGAGGCCCGTTCGGTGCCGAGCCGCCCGTCGGCGACCACGACGGTGATCGCGCGTTCCAGCCGGTCGGGGACGCTCAGCGGCGCGTCCCAGGCCAGGGCCGGTCCGACGCCGGGGTATTCGGCGACGCGGACGAACCACGGGTCGAGCCCGAGGGTCTGCACGAACAGCAGGCTCCAGTCGTCGGAGGTCAACGCCAGCCAGGGTGAGAGACCGCCGTGCACGGCCTGCTCGCCGGAGACGCCGGCGGCGAAGACGTCCAGCCCGGTGGAGTCCCCGGGCGCGCGCCAGAAGAACCCGCCGTAGCCGGCGCCGGTCCGGCCCTTGCAGGCCGAACTCTGGATCGACAGCGGCTCGCCGGTCCGGTTGTCCAGCGTGAAGGCGACGTCCAGCGCCCAGGCGCCGGGCAGGGCGCGGGCGGTGAGGGTCCGCTCCTCGACGGCCAGGACGGTGCCGTCCGGTCCGACCCAGTCGAGGTGCTCGGCGAAGCCGCCGTCCACCGGGCGCAGCGAGCGCCGCCGCTGCCGCCCGTGGTTGGGGAGGACCTTCGGACCGGTGCCGGGCACGTAGGTGGAGCCGCCCCAGAAGTTGACCCCGTTGACATCGGAGATCGCCACGCTCGCCCCGAAGTGGTGCACGTGGTCGGCGGGCTGGGTCTCGGTCACGACCGTCCCGCGCAGGGTCCGGACCGGATGCAGGTGGGGCCGCGGCGCGTCCGTCGGCTGCAGGTCGCCCCGCTGGACGTAGGTCGCGACCTCCCGCGGACCGGCCCGCAGCACCGTCTCCGGCCAGGTGGCCGGCCGGGGGCCGGGGCCGCCGGGGAAACCGAGCTCCGACAGGGTTCTCAGCTCCGCCGCCGCGCGCACGGCCAGGCCCTCGATGCCCGGCAGCACCAGCCGGGACGGCTCCGTGCGGAAGCCGCCGACGGGCAGCGGGTCGGGGGCACGCCGGATCTCGTCGAGCAGCCGGGTGAAGCCGCCGGTCCGCTCCAGCGGCACCAGCAGTTCCTCGCCCTCCCTGATGTGCGCCAGGAGATTGCCGAGGAGGTCGACCCGGTCGAAGCCGGTGCGGACGCCGTCCACCTCGATCTCGTCGAGGGTGTAGAAGAGCAGGGCCGAGCGTGTCTCGCCGTGCAGATGAAGGTAGGGCTCGGTCCGGCGGCCGGCGCAGAGGCTCACGGTGATCGCGATGACGGTGCCGTCGGCGAGGCGGATCCGGGCGCTGGAGGTGTCGTCGCAGGAGATCGCGTTGGCCCGGTACAGCTCCAGCTCGATCCCCTCGACCGAGGAGGCCGCGTCGGCCCCCGCGACGGCCAGCGCGGTGGCCGCCGCGTGCGCGAACGGGTTGGTCAGCGCGCCGTCCATGACGTCCACGCCGTCCAGCCTGCGGTGTCCCGCCCAGGGGGCACGCGAGTAGTAGGTGAACGGGCGCGTCCAGGCTCCGGCGACGCCGATGCCGCGGATCGGCTCGCCCAGCAGCCGGGCCGCCGCGGGAACGGCGGCCGAGCCGAGCGACTGGAAGCCGACCTGGCAGGCCAGCCCCGTCTCGGCCACGGCGGCGGAGATCCGCTCGAACTCCTCCACCGACGGCGTGGGGGGCTTCTCCAGCAGCACGTGCGCCCCGGCCCGCAGGGCCGCGACGGCCAGCGGGGCGTGGGTGTGGATCGGCGTCGCGATCACCGCGACCTCCGCCCCGGTCTCGGCGATCAGCGACGGCAGGTCCGCCGACGAGGGCACGTCGAGGCCGGGCGACGGCCGGGTGTCGCAGACCCCGGCGAGCTCGGCCCGGCCGGCCGCGGCCAGCCGCCGGACGTTCGCCAGATGGTTCCTCCCGTGGCCGTGCACCCCGGCGACCACCACGCGCACCGGCTTCACGGCACCCACCTCGTCGGCGCTCCGGTCGCCCGCAGCTCCGGCCCGGCGATCTCCACCGGGAGGGGCTGGGCGAGCAACCCGAGATCGGTCAGCGCGGCGTCCTCCACCCTCTCCACCATCGCGGGACGGTGCAGCGCGAGGGCGAGCTGGCCCGACAGCTCGGTGAGCAGGTGCGGATAGACCGGGACGCCGAAGACCCGGGCGAGCTCGGCGATCCGCAGGAACGGCGTGATCCCGCCGACCCGCACCAGGTTCGGCTGGACGACGTCGCAGGCGCCCCCCGTCAGCAGGTCGCGGAACCCGTGGGCGGTGGCGACGTTCTCGCCGACCGCGACCGGGGTGCCGATGCTCCGCCGCAGCTCCATCTGGGCGGCCAGGTCGTCGGCGGGCAGCGGTTCCTCGATCCAGAACAGGTCGTACCTCTCCAGGGCCCGCAGCGCGGTCCGGGCCCGGTGCAGGTCCCACCGCTGGTTGGCGTCGATCATCAGCAGCCGGTCGGGGCCGATCACCTCGCGGACCGCCGCCACCCGCTCGACGTCCTCGGCCAGCGAGGGGCGCCCGACCTTGATCTTGACCGCGGTGTATCCGGTGGCGACCCACCGTTCGGCCTGTGCCCGGAGTTCCTCCAGCGGGTAGTGGAGATTGACCCCGCTGCCGTAGACGGGGACGCTCTCGCGCCGCGCGCCGAGGACCTCGACCAGCGGACGCTCGCCGCAGCGCAGATCCCAGAGTGCGAGATCCACCCCGGCCAGGGCGATCGGGACGATCCCGGCCCGCCCCGCCTCGCCGAGGTGGGCTGACAGCCGGTCCCACACGAGCTCCGGATGCGGCGGCAGGCCGATCGCCGCGTCGCGGATGTCGTGCTCCAGCAGGGCCTTGACCGCCTGGGCCCCGATCTGCGGCGTCCACGCCATCCCGGTGCCGCTCCGCCCGTCGTCCAGCGTGATCGTGACGAGCAGCACGTGGTTGCGGGGCACGTCCGCGCCCCAGGGCCGGGCCAGGGGCACCGACCGCGGCGTGACCGTCAAATCCTTGATCATGACGCCACCAGGGCGAGTCCCGACTTGATCAGCGCCTCGAGCTCGGCCTCGTGCTCGGGCGCCACCGGGACCAGGGGCGGCCGGACCTGGCCGGCGTCCAGCCCGCGCAGCCGCACTCCGGCCTTGACCAGCGACACCGCGTAGCCCGGCACCTTGGAGCGCAGCCGCACCAGCGGCGCGTAGAACTCGGTGATCAGCCGTTCGTCGCCGTTCAGGTAGGCGTTGGCGATCTCGGGGGCGAAGCAGAACACCGCGCTGGAGTACAGGCCGACGCCGAGCGCCCGGTAGGCGGGCTGGGTCAGCTCGGCGGTCGGCAGCCCGTTGAAGAACAGGAAGTCCGGGCGGGCCTCCCGGACGGCCAGCACGATCCGCTGCATCCGGTCGATGTCGCCGAGGCCGTCCTTCAGCCCGATGACGCCGGGGATCGCGGCCAGCTCGACCGCCGCCTCCGGTTCGAGCGCGATCGGCCCGCGCTGGTAGATGATCACCGGGAGCTCGGCGGCGACCGCCCGTACGTAGGCGGGGAAACCGGGCCCCTGGACGAGGTAGGGCGGCATGAGCAGCAGCCCGTCGGCACCCGCCTCGCGGGCGGCCCGCGCCTGGGCGAGTGCGGCGCCGATCGGCCCGCCCGCTCCGGCGAACACCGGGACGGCCCCGGCCGTCGTCCGCACCGCCACCCGGACGGCCTCGGCGTGCTCGGCTTCCGACAGCGCGGTGAACTCGCCGGTCCCGCAGGCGGCGAACACGCCGCCGGGCCGGTGCTCAAGTCCCCGCCGGACATGGTCGGCCAGCACTCCGGGCGCGAGCTCGCCGTTCGGGCCGAAGGGGGTCACGGGGAAGAAAAGGACACCATCGAGATTCATGATCGGGGTTTCCCTCAGGAGAGTTCGGTGCGCCAGCTGCGCTTGGCGGTCCAGCCGAGCAGCCGCTCGGCCTTGGCGGAGGAGAAGGCGGGGGCGGTACCGGTCAGCTGGGCGGCGAACGCCTTCGTCTCCGGCATCACGGTCGGCAGCA
This region of Streptosporangium sp. NBC_01495 genomic DNA includes:
- a CDS encoding DUF6807 family protein: MKPVRVVVAGVHGHGRNHLANVRRLAAAGRAELAGVCDTRPSPGLDVPSSADLPSLIAETGAEVAVIATPIHTHAPLAVAALRAGAHVLLEKPPTPSVEEFERISAAVAETGLACQVGFQSLGSAAVPAAARLLGEPIRGIGVAGAWTRPFTYYSRAPWAGHRRLDGVDVMDGALTNPFAHAAATALAVAGADAASSVEGIELELYRANAISCDDTSSARIRLADGTVIAITVSLCAGRRTEPYLHLHGETRSALLFYTLDEIEVDGVRTGFDRVDLLGNLLAHIREGEELLVPLERTGGFTRLLDEIRRAPDPLPVGGFRTEPSRLVLPGIEGLAVRAAAELRTLSELGFPGGPGPRPATWPETVLRAGPREVATYVQRGDLQPTDAPRPHLHPVRTLRGTVVTETQPADHVHHFGASVAISDVNGVNFWGGSTYVPGTGPKVLPNHGRQRRRSLRPVDGGFAEHLDWVGPDGTVLAVEERTLTARALPGAWALDVAFTLDNRTGEPLSIQSSACKGRTGAGYGGFFWRAPGDSTGLDVFAAGVSGEQAVHGGLSPWLALTSDDWSLLFVQTLGLDPWFVRVAEYPGVGPALAWDAPLSVPDRLERAITVVVADGRLGTERASALAAQIVAP
- a CDS encoding mandelate racemase/muconate lactonizing enzyme family protein; the protein is MIKDLTVTPRSVPLARPWGADVPRNHVLLVTITLDDGRSGTGMAWTPQIGAQAVKALLEHDIRDAAIGLPPHPELVWDRLSAHLGEAGRAGIVPIALAGVDLALWDLRCGERPLVEVLGARRESVPVYGSGVNLHYPLEELRAQAERWVATGYTAVKIKVGRPSLAEDVERVAAVREVIGPDRLLMIDANQRWDLHRARTALRALERYDLFWIEEPLPADDLAAQMELRRSIGTPVAVGENVATAHGFRDLLTGGACDVVQPNLVRVGGITPFLRIAELARVFGVPVYPHLLTELSGQLALALHRPAMVERVEDAALTDLGLLAQPLPVEIAGPELRATGAPTRWVP
- a CDS encoding 5-dehydro-4-deoxyglucarate dehydratase; the protein is MNLDGVLFFPVTPFGPNGELAPGVLADHVRRGLEHRPGGVFAACGTGEFTALSEAEHAEAVRVAVRTTAGAVPVFAGAGGPIGAALAQARAAREAGADGLLLMPPYLVQGPGFPAYVRAVAAELPVIIYQRGPIALEPEAAVELAAIPGVIGLKDGLGDIDRMQRIVLAVREARPDFLFFNGLPTAELTQPAYRALGVGLYSSAVFCFAPEIANAYLNGDERLITEFYAPLVRLRSKVPGYAVSLVKAGVRLRGLDAGQVRPPLVPVAPEHEAELEALIKSGLALVAS